From Streptomyces sp. GSL17-111, one genomic window encodes:
- a CDS encoding NADH-quinone oxidoreductase subunit M, whose protein sequence is MSFPLVTATAVLPAVGAVATAAVPAARRTAAKWLALAVSLGTLVLAGWVLAAFEPGGERYQLTESYAWIADFGVRYEVGVDGIAAALIALTALLIPFIIAAGWHDAEPEDGADGADGADGTGRRWRPTQGFFALILMVEAMVIISFAATDVFVFYIFFEAMLIPMYFLIGGFGDRAHAAGEAEGAKQRSYAAVKFLLYNLAGGLIMLAAVIGLYVVTADQLPAGTFSLQQIAEARASGELEMATNTERLLFLGFFLAFAVKAPLWPLHTWLPNAMGESTAPVAVLITAVVDKVGTFAMLRFCLGLFPEASAWATPVVIVLALVSIVYGALLAVGQRDIKRLVAYASISHFGFIILGIFAMTSQGQSGATLYMVFHGISTAALMLVAGFLISRRGSRLIADYGGVQKVAPVLAGTFLIGGLATLSLPGLAPFVSEFLVLVGTFSRYPAAGIVATAGIVLAAIYVLLLYQRTMTGPVDKPEIAKMPDLRPRELAVVAPLIALLIFLGVFPKPLTDIVNPAVEHTLSDVRETDPEPELPAVEATE, encoded by the coding sequence ATGTCATTCCCGCTGGTGACGGCCACAGCCGTGCTGCCCGCCGTGGGCGCGGTCGCCACGGCCGCCGTGCCCGCCGCCCGGCGGACCGCCGCGAAGTGGCTCGCGCTCGCCGTCTCGCTCGGCACCCTGGTGCTGGCGGGCTGGGTGCTGGCCGCCTTCGAGCCGGGCGGCGAGCGCTACCAGCTCACCGAGTCCTACGCGTGGATCGCCGACTTCGGCGTGCGCTACGAGGTCGGTGTGGACGGCATCGCCGCCGCCCTCATCGCCCTCACCGCGCTGCTGATCCCGTTCATCATCGCGGCCGGCTGGCACGACGCCGAGCCCGAGGACGGGGCGGACGGGGCGGACGGGGCGGACGGCACGGGCCGGCGATGGCGTCCCACGCAGGGCTTCTTCGCCCTCATCCTCATGGTCGAGGCGATGGTGATCATCTCCTTCGCCGCGACCGACGTGTTCGTCTTCTACATCTTCTTCGAAGCCATGCTCATCCCGATGTACTTCCTCATCGGCGGCTTCGGGGACCGGGCGCACGCGGCCGGTGAGGCGGAGGGCGCCAAGCAGCGCTCCTACGCCGCCGTCAAGTTCCTCCTCTACAACCTCGCCGGCGGCCTCATCATGCTGGCCGCCGTCATCGGCCTCTACGTCGTGACGGCCGACCAGCTCCCGGCGGGCACGTTCTCCCTCCAGCAGATCGCCGAGGCCCGCGCCTCCGGCGAGCTGGAGATGGCGACGAACACCGAACGGCTCCTGTTCCTCGGCTTCTTCCTCGCCTTCGCCGTCAAGGCGCCGCTGTGGCCGCTGCACACCTGGCTGCCGAACGCCATGGGGGAGTCCACCGCGCCGGTGGCGGTGCTCATCACCGCCGTCGTCGACAAGGTCGGCACCTTCGCGATGCTGCGCTTCTGCCTCGGCCTCTTCCCCGAGGCCAGCGCCTGGGCGACGCCCGTCGTCATCGTGCTGGCGCTGGTCAGCATCGTCTACGGGGCGCTGCTCGCCGTCGGCCAGCGGGACATCAAGCGGCTGGTGGCGTACGCGTCCATCTCCCACTTCGGCTTCATCATCCTCGGCATCTTCGCGATGACGAGCCAGGGCCAGAGCGGCGCGACGCTGTACATGGTCTTCCACGGCATCTCCACCGCCGCGCTGATGCTGGTCGCGGGGTTCCTCATCTCCCGGCGCGGCTCCCGGCTCATCGCCGACTACGGCGGGGTGCAGAAGGTGGCGCCGGTGCTGGCGGGCACGTTCCTGATCGGCGGGCTCGCCACCCTCTCGCTGCCCGGGCTGGCGCCGTTCGTCAGCGAGTTCCTCGTCCTCGTGGGCACGTTCAGCCGCTACCCGGCGGCCGGCATCGTGGCGACGGCGGGCATCGTCCTGGCCGCGATCTACGTTCTGCTGCTCTACCAGCGCACGATGACCGGCCCGGTCGACAAGCCGGAGATCGCGAAGATGCCGGACCTGCGGCCCCGCGAACTCGCCGTGGTGGCCCCGCTGATCGCCCTGCTGATCTTCCTCGGCGTCTTCCCGAAGCCGCTGACCGACATCGTCAACCCGGCGGTCGAGCACACGCTCTCGGACGTGCGTGAGACCGACCCGGAGCCGGAACTGCCCGCAGTGGAGGCCACGGAATGA
- the nuoL gene encoding NADH-quinone oxidoreductase subunit L: MDSLIGLLVAAPLLGAAVLLCGGRRLDRTGHWLGTALAATSFVIGAVLFFDMLGREGEDRALHQHLFSWVPVQGFQADVAFQLDQLSMTFVLLITGVGSLIHLYSIGYMEHDERRRRFFGYLNLFLAAMLLLVLADNYLLLYVGWEGVGLASFLLIGFWQHKPSAATAAKKAFIVNRVGDMGLSIAIFLMFTTFGTFAFGPVLENADRAGEGTLTGIGLMLLLAACGKSAQVPLQSWLGDAMEGPTPVSALIHAATMVTAGVYLITRSGAIFDAAPTAQTVVVTVGAVTLLFGAIVGCAKDDIKKALAGSTMSQIGYMVLAAGLGPIGYAFAIMHLVTHGFFKAGLFLGAGSVMHGMNDEVDMRKYGGLRRYMPVTFVTFGLGYLAIIGFPGLSGFFSKDLIIEAAFSAGGVQGWVLGGATLLGAGLTAYYMTRVMILTFFGEPRWKNRPTASPASPDVEPVAQERGEHAEPHPHESPRSMTIPMIVLAFGSVFAGGLFNWGEAFVHWLEPVTSFEHPHPPIPIPVITAATVTMMLVGVGIAWAQYGRRPVPVVAPRGSLLTRAARRDLLQDDFNHAVFVSGGQHLTRSLVYVDHTVVDGAVNGTAAAFGGLSGRMRKLQNGYARSYAVSMFGGAAVLVAATLLMRAV, translated from the coding sequence GTGGATTCCTTGATCGGACTGCTCGTCGCGGCGCCCCTGCTCGGCGCGGCCGTCCTGCTGTGCGGCGGGCGAAGGCTGGACCGCACCGGGCACTGGCTCGGCACCGCGCTCGCGGCGACGTCCTTCGTCATCGGCGCGGTGCTGTTCTTCGACATGCTGGGCCGGGAGGGCGAGGACCGGGCGCTGCACCAGCACCTGTTCAGCTGGGTTCCGGTGCAGGGCTTCCAGGCGGACGTCGCCTTCCAGCTCGACCAGCTGTCCATGACGTTCGTGCTGCTGATCACCGGGGTCGGATCACTGATCCACCTGTACTCGATCGGCTACATGGAGCACGACGAGCGTCGCCGCCGCTTCTTCGGCTACCTGAACCTGTTCCTCGCGGCGATGCTGCTGCTCGTCCTCGCCGACAACTACCTGCTGCTGTACGTCGGCTGGGAGGGCGTGGGCCTCGCCTCGTTCCTGCTCATCGGCTTCTGGCAGCACAAGCCGAGCGCGGCGACGGCGGCCAAGAAGGCCTTCATCGTCAACCGCGTCGGCGACATGGGCCTGTCCATCGCGATCTTCCTGATGTTCACCACGTTCGGGACGTTCGCCTTCGGCCCGGTGCTGGAGAACGCCGACCGGGCCGGTGAGGGCACGCTCACCGGCATCGGGCTGATGCTGCTCCTCGCGGCCTGCGGCAAGTCGGCCCAGGTGCCGCTCCAGTCCTGGCTGGGCGACGCGATGGAGGGCCCGACGCCCGTCTCCGCGCTGATCCACGCGGCGACGATGGTCACGGCCGGCGTCTACCTCATCACCCGCTCCGGGGCGATCTTCGACGCGGCGCCGACCGCGCAGACCGTCGTCGTCACCGTCGGCGCGGTCACGCTGCTGTTCGGTGCGATCGTCGGTTGCGCGAAGGACGACATCAAGAAGGCGCTCGCCGGTTCGACCATGTCGCAGATCGGCTACATGGTGCTGGCGGCCGGGCTGGGCCCGATCGGCTACGCCTTCGCGATCATGCACCTGGTCACCCACGGCTTCTTCAAGGCCGGGCTGTTCCTCGGGGCCGGCTCCGTCATGCACGGCATGAACGACGAGGTCGACATGCGCAAGTACGGCGGCCTGCGCCGCTACATGCCGGTCACCTTCGTCACCTTCGGCCTCGGCTACCTGGCCATCATCGGCTTCCCGGGCCTGTCGGGCTTCTTCTCCAAGGACCTCATCATCGAGGCCGCCTTCTCGGCCGGCGGGGTGCAGGGCTGGGTGCTCGGCGGCGCGACGCTGCTGGGCGCGGGGCTCACCGCCTACTACATGACGCGCGTGATGATCCTGACGTTCTTCGGCGAGCCGCGCTGGAAGAACCGGCCGACGGCCTCGCCCGCCTCCCCGGACGTCGAGCCGGTGGCGCAGGAGCGCGGGGAGCACGCGGAACCGCACCCGCACGAGTCGCCGCGGTCGATGACGATCCCGATGATCGTCCTGGCCTTCGGCTCGGTCTTCGCGGGCGGCCTGTTCAACTGGGGCGAGGCGTTCGTCCACTGGCTGGAGCCGGTGACGTCCTTCGAGCACCCGCACCCGCCCATCCCCATCCCGGTGATCACGGCCGCGACCGTCACCATGATGCTCGTCGGCGTCGGTATCGCCTGGGCGCAGTACGGACGCCGTCCGGTGCCGGTCGTCGCTCCGCGCGGCTCGCTGCTCACCCGGGCGGCCCGCCGCGACCTGCTCCAGGACGACTTCAACCACGCCGTGTTCGTGAGCGGCGGGCAGCACCTGACCCGCAGCCTGGTCTACGTCGACCACACGGTCGTGGACGGTGCGGTGAACGGGACGGCAGCGGCCTTCGGCGGGCTGTCGGGCCGGATGCGCAAGCTGCAGAACGGCTACGCCCGCAGCTACGCGGTGTCGATGTTCGGCGGTGCGGCCGTGCTGGTCGCAGCCACCCTGCTGATGAGGGCGGTCTGA
- the nuoK gene encoding NADH-quinone oxidoreductase subunit NuoK, with translation MNPVNYLYLAALLFTIGATGVLIRRNAIIVFMSIELMLNAANLTLVAFSRMHGNLDGQIMAFFVMVVAAAEVVVGLAIIVMLYRSRHSASVDDASLMKL, from the coding sequence GTGAATCCCGTCAACTACCTCTATCTGGCAGCGCTGTTGTTCACGATCGGCGCCACCGGCGTCCTGATCCGGCGCAACGCCATCATCGTGTTCATGTCCATCGAGCTGATGCTGAACGCGGCCAACCTCACGCTCGTCGCCTTCTCCCGCATGCACGGCAACCTCGACGGTCAGATCATGGCGTTCTTCGTCATGGTCGTCGCCGCCGCGGAGGTCGTCGTGGGTCTGGCGATCATCGTGATGCTCTACCGCTCCCGTCACTCGGCCTCGGTCGACGACGCCAGCCTGATGAAGCTGTAA
- a CDS encoding NADH-quinone oxidoreductase subunit J: MSTAATAASLLAADTSTGEAVQFYVLGVLAVAGALGTVLLRRAVHSALCLAGTMVILALFYLANGAYFLGVVQIVVYTGAVMMLFLFVLMLVGRTTADSLKETIKGQRWLALGCALGLAMLVIGGIGQATLGSEAFVGIGAANAEFGGNVPGIAERLFTEYVVAFEVTGALLTIAAVGATLLTHRERTEKARTQREQAIERVRLNQHVPPLPAPGVYARHNSVDRPGLLPDGTPSELTVNETLRERGQLREVGQDQLAEVAAIDKRTADHHGRGEEARQ; encoded by the coding sequence GTGAGCACCGCAGCGACCGCAGCGAGTCTGCTCGCGGCCGACACCTCCACCGGCGAGGCCGTCCAGTTCTACGTGCTCGGCGTCCTCGCCGTCGCGGGCGCGCTCGGCACCGTCCTGCTGCGCCGGGCGGTGCACTCCGCGCTCTGCCTGGCCGGGACGATGGTGATCCTGGCGCTCTTCTACCTCGCCAACGGCGCCTACTTCCTCGGCGTCGTGCAGATCGTCGTCTACACCGGCGCGGTCATGATGCTGTTCCTGTTCGTGCTCATGCTCGTCGGCCGCACCACGGCCGACTCGCTGAAGGAGACGATCAAGGGGCAGCGCTGGCTGGCCCTGGGCTGCGCGCTCGGGCTGGCCATGCTGGTGATCGGCGGCATCGGCCAGGCCACGCTCGGCTCGGAGGCGTTCGTCGGCATCGGCGCCGCCAACGCCGAGTTCGGCGGCAACGTCCCGGGCATCGCCGAGCGGCTGTTCACCGAGTACGTCGTCGCCTTCGAGGTCACCGGCGCGCTGCTGACGATCGCGGCCGTCGGCGCCACCCTGCTCACCCACCGCGAGCGCACCGAGAAGGCCAGGACGCAGCGGGAGCAGGCGATCGAGCGGGTGCGGCTGAACCAGCACGTGCCCCCGCTGCCCGCCCCCGGCGTCTACGCCCGGCACAACTCCGTGGACCGTCCGGGCCTGCTGCCGGACGGGACACCGTCCGAGCTGACGGTCAACGAGACGCTGCGCGAGCGCGGCCAGCTCCGCGAGGTGGGTCAGGACCAGCTGGCCGAGGTGGCCGCCATCGACAAGCGCACCGCCGACCACCACGGCCGGGGCGAGGAGGCCCGTCAGTGA
- the nuoI gene encoding NADH-quinone oxidoreductase subunit NuoI gives MPNPLGPVAGFGVTFKAMFKKRLTEQYPEYKKPTAPRFHGRHQLNRHPDGLEKCIGCELCAWACPADAIYVEGADNTEEERYSPGERYGRVYQINYLRCILCGLCVEACPTRALTMTNEYELADRTRESLIYTKEELLVGLTEGMVDSPHAIFPGMTEKDYYRGLVTEAAPGTLQQEIHDTGIPQSSADTFGPDEPASAGASPDATTAPGESTEGVKHQ, from the coding sequence ATGCCTAACCCCCTGGGCCCCGTGGCCGGCTTCGGCGTGACCTTCAAGGCCATGTTCAAGAAGCGGCTCACCGAGCAGTACCCGGAGTACAAGAAGCCCACCGCGCCCCGCTTCCACGGCCGCCACCAGCTCAACCGCCACCCCGACGGGCTGGAGAAGTGCATCGGCTGCGAGCTGTGCGCCTGGGCCTGTCCGGCGGACGCGATCTACGTGGAGGGCGCGGACAACACCGAGGAGGAGCGCTACTCGCCCGGTGAGCGCTACGGCCGCGTCTACCAGATCAACTACCTGCGCTGCATCCTGTGCGGGCTGTGCGTGGAGGCGTGCCCGACGCGGGCGCTCACCATGACGAACGAGTACGAACTCGCCGACCGCACCCGTGAGTCGCTCATCTACACCAAGGAGGAGCTGCTCGTCGGGCTGACGGAGGGCATGGTCGACTCGCCGCACGCGATCTTCCCCGGCATGACGGAGAAGGACTACTACCGGGGCCTGGTCACCGAGGCCGCGCCCGGCACCCTCCAGCAGGAGATCCACGACACGGGCATCCCGCAGTCGTCGGCGGACACCTTCGGACCGGACGAGCCCGCCTCCGCCGGCGCCTCGCCGGACGCCACGACGGCTCCCGGCGAGTCCACCGAGGGGGTGAAGCACCAGTGA
- the nuoH gene encoding NADH-quinone oxidoreductase subunit NuoH, translating into MFGQDPLWLIALKAVFCFAFLMLTVLISIVMERKVIAWMQRRIGPNRHGPWGMLQSLADGVKLMLKEDVIVKGADKFVYVLAPVLATIPAFMAFAVIPFGPAGNEVSIFGTRTTMQLTDLPVAILFILATASIAAYGTVLAGWSSGSTYPLLGGVRATAQIISYEVAMGLSFAAVFLYSGSMSTSTIVGAQADTWFAVLLPVSFVIYAVSMVGEAHRHPFDMPESEGDLVAGFSTEYSSIKFALFMLSEYIHMVTVSALAVTLFLGGWRAPAPISTVWEGANHGWWPMLWFSVKLLALMFCFVWLRGTLPRVRYDQFMKLGWKVLIPVSLVWLMLVATVRALRNEGYDFGEIVLWVSGGIIALLLVSFVVDVFRDRGAREAEAVAAREAAKQRSDFDPMAGGYPVPPLPGQSLPPVPRRPSRWERETASVGAGAPEAGGADSESKESDDA; encoded by the coding sequence ATGTTCGGGCAGGACCCGCTGTGGCTGATCGCGCTCAAGGCGGTGTTCTGCTTCGCGTTCCTCATGCTGACGGTGCTGATCTCCATCGTCATGGAGCGCAAGGTCATCGCCTGGATGCAGCGGCGCATCGGGCCGAACCGGCACGGCCCGTGGGGCATGCTCCAGTCGCTCGCCGACGGCGTGAAGCTCATGCTGAAGGAGGACGTGATCGTCAAGGGGGCGGACAAGTTCGTCTACGTCCTCGCCCCCGTCCTCGCCACGATCCCCGCGTTCATGGCGTTCGCGGTGATCCCCTTCGGTCCGGCCGGGAACGAGGTGTCGATCTTCGGCACCCGGACGACGATGCAGCTGACGGACCTGCCCGTCGCCATCCTCTTCATCCTCGCCACCGCCTCCATCGCCGCCTACGGCACCGTGCTCGCGGGCTGGTCGTCCGGCTCGACGTACCCGCTGCTCGGCGGCGTGCGCGCCACGGCGCAGATCATCAGCTACGAGGTCGCGATGGGCCTCAGCTTCGCCGCCGTCTTCCTCTACTCCGGGTCGATGTCGACGTCGACGATCGTCGGGGCGCAGGCCGACACCTGGTTCGCGGTGCTGCTGCCGGTGTCGTTCGTCATCTACGCCGTGTCCATGGTGGGCGAGGCGCACCGGCACCCGTTCGACATGCCGGAGTCCGAGGGCGACCTGGTGGCGGGCTTCAGCACCGAGTACTCGTCGATCAAGTTCGCGCTGTTCATGCTCTCCGAGTACATCCACATGGTCACCGTCTCGGCGCTGGCCGTCACCCTGTTCCTGGGCGGCTGGCGGGCCCCGGCGCCGATCTCCACCGTGTGGGAGGGCGCCAACCACGGCTGGTGGCCGATGCTGTGGTTCTCCGTCAAGCTGCTGGCGCTGATGTTCTGCTTCGTCTGGCTGCGCGGCACGCTGCCCCGCGTCCGCTACGACCAGTTCATGAAGCTGGGCTGGAAGGTCCTCATCCCGGTCTCGCTGGTGTGGCTGATGCTCGTGGCCACCGTCCGGGCCCTGCGCAACGAGGGCTACGACTTCGGCGAGATCGTCCTGTGGGTCTCCGGCGGCATCATCGCGCTGCTGCTCGTGTCGTTCGTGGTGGACGTCTTCCGCGATCGGGGCGCCCGCGAGGCGGAGGCGGTGGCGGCCCGCGAGGCGGCCAAGCAGCGGTCCGATTTCGATCCCATGGCCGGCGGCTACCCGGTGCCGCCGCTGCCCGGCCAGTCCCTGCCACCCGTCCCGCGACGCCCCTCGCGCTGGGAGCGGGAGACCGCCTCCGTCGGAGCGGGCGCGCCGGAGGCGGGCGGGGCCGACAGCGAGAGCAAGGAGTCCGACGATGCCTAA
- a CDS encoding NADH-quinone oxidoreductase subunit G has protein sequence MTVTTDAKTSGGGEAERPPEEMVSLTIDGAEISVPKGTLVIRAAELLGIEIPRFCDHPLLDPAGACRQCIVEVEGQRKPMASCTITCTDGMVVATQLTSPVAEKAQRGVMELLLINHPLDCPVCDKGGECPLQNQAMSTGSAESRFEGRKRTFEKPVPISTQVLLDRERCVLCARCTRFSNQIAGDPMIELLERGALQQVGTGEGDPFQSYFSGNTIQICPVGALTSAAYRFRSRPFDLISSPSVCEHCAGGCATRTDHRRGKVMRRLAQDDPEVNEEWMCDKGRFAFRYAQRPDRLTHPLVRNAETGELEPTDWPAALRAAAEGLAGARGRAGVLTGGRLTVEDAYAYAKFARVALGTNDVDFRARVHSAEEAEFLAARVAGRGVSLEGAGVTHRGLEAAPAVLLVGLEAEEEAPGVFLRLRKAHRTKGQRLYAVASHATRGLTKAGGTLLPAAPGTETEWLDALAGGVGLDETGQRAAEALRAEGAVILVGERLAAVPGALTAVVRTATATGARLAWIPRRAGERGAVEVGALPGLLPGGRPATDPRAREETAAVWGVAELPRAVGRDTGQIVEAAANGELAALVVGGVEVTDLPDPARAVEALDAVGFLVSLEQRPSDVTDRADVVLPVSAVAEKSGAFLNWEGRTRPFEAAIKPDQMTRRFVFPDARALTMLADALDVHLGLPDVRTARAELDRLGAWEGDRAADPAASGSPLPAAAAGEAVLAGHRMLLDQGRMQEGDEALAGTRHPAPARLSAATAREAGVADGDLLAVTGPIGTVTLPVAVTPMPDRVVWLPLNSTGGGLARDTGALPGELVQIAAAEGAAPTEAPEVQS, from the coding sequence GTGACCGTGACCACCGACGCCAAGACCTCCGGGGGCGGCGAGGCCGAGCGCCCGCCGGAGGAGATGGTGAGCCTGACGATCGACGGTGCCGAGATCAGCGTGCCGAAGGGCACCCTGGTCATCCGGGCCGCCGAACTGCTGGGCATCGAGATCCCGCGCTTCTGCGACCACCCCCTGCTCGACCCGGCGGGCGCCTGCCGCCAGTGCATCGTCGAGGTGGAGGGCCAGCGCAAGCCGATGGCCTCGTGCACCATCACCTGCACCGACGGCATGGTCGTCGCCACGCAGCTGACCTCGCCCGTCGCGGAGAAGGCGCAGCGCGGGGTGATGGAGCTGCTGCTCATCAACCACCCGCTGGACTGCCCGGTCTGCGACAAGGGCGGCGAGTGCCCGCTGCAGAACCAGGCGATGTCCACCGGCAGCGCCGAGAGCCGGTTCGAGGGCCGCAAGCGCACCTTCGAGAAGCCGGTGCCGATCTCCACACAGGTGCTGCTGGACCGGGAACGCTGCGTGCTGTGCGCCCGCTGCACCCGCTTCTCGAACCAGATCGCCGGCGACCCGATGATCGAGCTGCTGGAGCGCGGCGCCCTCCAGCAGGTCGGCACCGGCGAGGGCGACCCCTTCCAGTCGTACTTCTCCGGCAACACCATCCAGATCTGCCCGGTGGGCGCGCTGACGTCGGCCGCCTACCGGTTCCGCTCCCGCCCGTTCGACCTCATCTCCTCGCCCAGCGTGTGCGAGCACTGCGCGGGCGGCTGCGCGACGCGCACCGACCACCGGCGCGGCAAGGTCATGCGCCGTCTGGCCCAGGACGACCCGGAGGTCAACGAGGAGTGGATGTGCGACAAGGGCCGCTTCGCGTTCCGCTACGCCCAGCGCCCGGACCGCCTCACCCACCCGCTGGTGCGCAACGCCGAGACCGGTGAGCTGGAGCCGACGGACTGGCCCGCCGCGCTCCGGGCGGCGGCCGAGGGGCTCGCCGGGGCGCGCGGCCGGGCCGGCGTGCTGACCGGCGGCCGGCTCACGGTGGAGGACGCCTACGCCTACGCCAAGTTCGCCCGCGTCGCCCTCGGCACGAACGACGTCGACTTCCGGGCCCGCGTCCACAGCGCCGAGGAGGCCGAGTTCCTGGCCGCCCGGGTGGCCGGGCGCGGGGTGAGCCTGGAGGGCGCGGGCGTCACCCACCGGGGCCTGGAGGCCGCACCCGCCGTGCTGCTGGTCGGGCTGGAGGCGGAGGAGGAGGCGCCCGGCGTCTTCCTGCGGCTGCGCAAGGCGCACCGCACGAAGGGCCAGCGCCTCTACGCCGTCGCCTCGCACGCGACGCGGGGCCTGACGAAGGCCGGCGGCACGCTGCTGCCCGCCGCTCCGGGCACCGAGACGGAGTGGCTGGACGCGCTGGCGGGCGGCGTCGGCCTGGACGAGACGGGGCAGCGCGCGGCCGAGGCGCTGCGCGCGGAGGGCGCCGTCATCCTCGTGGGCGAGCGGCTGGCGGCCGTGCCCGGTGCGCTGACCGCCGTCGTGCGGACCGCGACGGCCACGGGCGCCCGGTTGGCGTGGATTCCGCGCCGGGCGGGTGAGCGCGGTGCGGTCGAGGTCGGGGCCCTGCCGGGGCTGCTGCCCGGCGGCCGTCCGGCGACGGACCCGCGCGCCCGGGAGGAGACGGCCGCCGTGTGGGGCGTCGCCGAACTGCCCCGCGCCGTCGGCCGCGACACCGGGCAGATCGTCGAGGCCGCCGCCAACGGCGAGCTGGCCGCGCTGGTGGTCGGCGGCGTGGAGGTCACCGACCTGCCGGACCCGGCCCGCGCGGTCGAGGCGCTGGACGCGGTCGGCTTCCTGGTCAGCCTGGAGCAGCGGCCCAGCGACGTCACGGACCGGGCGGACGTCGTCCTGCCGGTCTCCGCCGTCGCGGAGAAGTCCGGGGCGTTCCTGAACTGGGAGGGCCGGACGCGTCCGTTCGAGGCCGCGATCAAGCCGGACCAGATGACGCGCCGCTTCGTCTTCCCCGACGCCCGGGCGCTGACGATGCTGGCCGACGCCCTCGACGTCCACCTGGGCCTGCCGGACGTCCGCACCGCGCGCGCGGAACTGGACCGGCTCGGCGCCTGGGAGGGCGACCGGGCCGCCGACCCCGCCGCGTCCGGCAGCCCGCTGCCCGCCGCGGCGGCCGGGGAGGCCGTGCTCGCCGGGCACCGGATGCTGCTCGACCAGGGCCGGATGCAGGAGGGCGACGAGGCGCTGGCCGGCACCCGGCACCCGGCGCCGGCCCGGCTCTCCGCCGCCACCGCGCGGGAGGCCGGGGTCGCCGACGGCGACCTGCTCGCCGTCACCGGGCCGATCGGGACGGTGACGCTGCCGGTCGCGGTCACGCCGATGCCGGACCGGGTCGTGTGGCTCCCGCTCAACTCCACCGGCGGCGGGCTCGCCCGGGACACCGGGGCGCTGCCCGGTGAGCTGGTGCAGATCGCCGCGGCCGAGGGCGCCGCCCCCACCGAGGCACCGGAGGTGCAGTCGTGA
- the nuoF gene encoding NADH-quinone oxidoreductase subunit NuoF — MTTTESAEKLLSPVLSAFWDEPESWTLDTYRRHDGYQGLRKALAMDPDELIAYVKDAGLRGRGGAGFPTGMKWQFIPQGDGKPHYLVVNADESEPGTCKDIPLLFANPHSLIEGIVIACHAIRSHHAFIYLRGEVVPVLRRLHHAVAEAYAAGYLGKDALGPGKDLELTVHAGAGAYICGEETALLDSLEGRRGQPRLRPPFPAVAGLYACPTVVNNVESIASVPAILAKGKEWFRSMGSEKSPGFTLYSLSGHVANPGQYEAPLGVTLRQLLDLSGGMRPGHRLKFWTPGGSSTPLLTDEHLDVPLDYEGVGAAGSMLGTKALQCFDETTCVVRAVTRWTEFYAHESCGKCTPCREGTYWLVQLMRDIEAGKADMADLDKIADIADNINGKSFCALGDGAASPIFSSLQFFREEYEQHITGRGCPFDPARSTVWADGTGADGDDDNAHLEVNA; from the coding sequence ATGACGACCACGGAATCCGCCGAGAAGCTGCTCTCGCCCGTCCTGTCCGCCTTCTGGGACGAGCCGGAGTCCTGGACGCTGGACACCTACCGGCGGCACGACGGCTACCAGGGACTGCGCAAGGCCCTGGCCATGGACCCGGACGAGCTGATCGCCTACGTCAAGGACGCGGGGCTGCGCGGCCGGGGCGGCGCGGGCTTCCCCACCGGCATGAAGTGGCAGTTCATCCCGCAGGGCGACGGCAAGCCGCACTACCTCGTCGTCAACGCCGACGAGTCGGAGCCGGGCACCTGCAAGGACATCCCGCTGCTCTTCGCCAACCCGCACTCCCTCATCGAGGGCATCGTGATCGCCTGCCACGCGATCCGCTCGCACCACGCGTTCATCTACCTGCGCGGTGAAGTGGTGCCCGTGCTGCGGCGGTTGCACCACGCCGTCGCGGAGGCGTACGCCGCCGGATACCTCGGCAAGGACGCGCTCGGGCCCGGCAAGGACCTCGAACTCACCGTGCACGCGGGCGCCGGCGCCTACATCTGCGGTGAGGAGACGGCGCTGCTGGACTCCCTGGAGGGACGCCGGGGCCAGCCCCGGCTGCGGCCGCCCTTCCCGGCCGTGGCGGGCCTGTACGCCTGCCCCACCGTGGTGAACAACGTCGAGTCCATCGCCTCGGTTCCCGCGATCCTCGCCAAGGGCAAGGAGTGGTTCCGCTCGATGGGCAGCGAGAAGTCCCCGGGCTTCACGCTGTACTCGCTCTCCGGCCACGTCGCGAACCCCGGGCAGTACGAGGCGCCGCTGGGCGTCACCCTGCGCCAGCTGCTCGACCTGAGCGGCGGCATGCGCCCGGGCCACCGGCTGAAGTTCTGGACGCCGGGCGGTTCGTCGACGCCGCTGCTGACCGACGAGCACCTGGACGTGCCGCTCGACTACGAGGGCGTCGGCGCGGCGGGTTCCATGCTCGGCACCAAGGCGCTCCAGTGCTTCGACGAGACGACGTGCGTCGTGCGCGCCGTCACCCGCTGGACGGAGTTCTACGCGCACGAGTCCTGCGGCAAGTGCACACCCTGCCGCGAGGGCACGTACTGGCTGGTCCAGCTGATGCGCGACATCGAGGCGGGCAAGGCCGACATGGCCGACCTCGACAAGATCGCGGACATCGCCGACAACATCAACGGCAAGTCCTTCTGCGCCCTCGGCGACGGCGCGGCCAGCCCGATCTTCTCCTCCCTGCAGTTCTTCCGCGAGGAGTACGAGCAGCACATCACCGGCCGCGGCTGCCCCTTCGACCCCGCCCGGTCCACGGTGTGGGCCGACGGCACGGGTGCCGACGGCGACGACGACAACGCACACCTGGAGGTGAACGCGTGA